One Mya arenaria isolate MELC-2E11 chromosome 5, ASM2691426v1 genomic window carries:
- the LOC128235738 gene encoding uncharacterized protein LOC128235738, with the protein MTLREILFGLCGMLVLGFVQCYTDADVKECGALSFGSVTCSSLNYFYRECYVPGAEVIYLIKLHQNLTSENCAFKSTFGYRGKAVWVTNGCSGIFYLCYSYNGSVPVSTPGTSPPKTGDDDVQSASTAVLSNDIYIYIIVGSCVIFLVGICLMVGCVLKRRQQNDSTRHLAEKRQIRIALREHLEDREENGVSVIPIADMSLSVESLNTLDPNDYPESICSSRSSTSGMTMTSSRTTSHLIRGRPSTGSRRSVSHIPSGRLKKGYSTPDIHALGKMYCAMNMQNRGSQRHSNSRSSQRSINSTYSVGGGNRRLNVFDIPIERRLRQQAKRTERFAAGFSGSCADKAYRGSVRSVQGFPTNRNVTRAIVHSPSQSASEEFQREPSSRSRRSLRFSLDHDPTSTTIYEQADIHVSNEKSTNGIINRNAEIQEFNVNTQEQFVGQWQKSELQNDRPLSELHYHDPDSLQIQSRPRAILTEPARPLTPTKPHLETIYSKVARPRIIHPKPKLISNNIYATVNKSMFRATTQLESSGIYEQTPQLTAAAKNGQVHDKTELCIPDESGMTGIDNHAFEIYGSYDVISKLDEIINLEDDEEDVTPTETSERGDMYARMATFKPIKPLSPITIVGLTDSSSNI; encoded by the exons ATGACTCTTAGAGAAATACTTTTCGGATTATGTGGAATGCTGGTTCTTGGATTTGTGCAATGCTATACTGATGCAGACGTTAAAG AATGCGGTGCACTTTCATTCGGCAGTGTTACTTGTTCAAGTCTCAACTATTTCTACCGCGAGTGTTACGTGCCCGGAGCAGAAGTCATCTACCTTATAAAGCTTCACCAGAACCTAACGTCAGAAAACTGCGCGTTTAAATCCACGTTTGGTTACCGTGGCAAGGCGGTCTGGGTCACCAATGGATGCAGTGGCATCTTCTACCTTTGCTATAGCTATA ACGGTTCAGTTCCGGTATCCACACCAGGCACGTCTCCACCGAAAACAGGCGACGACGATGTCCAGTCTGCATCCACCGCGGTTCTCAGCAATGATA TCTACATCTACATTATTGTCGGATCTTGTGTCATTTTCCTCGTCGGCATCTGTCTCATGGTCGGCTGTGTCCTCAAACGACG GCAACAGAACGACAGTACGAGACATCTTGCTGAGAAGCGTCAGATCCGAATAGCGCTGCGCGAGCACCTGGAGGATCGAGAGGAAAATGGTGTGAGTGTGATCCCGATTGCCGACATGTCGCTCTCGGTAGAGTCCCTGAATACCCTCGACCCAAATGACTACCCAGAATCCATTTGCTCCAGTAGAAGTTCTACTTCCGGTATGACTATGACCTCATCACGAACAACTAGCCATTTGATTAGGGGCAGGCCTAGTACTGGCTCTAGAAGAAGTGTATCGCATATTCCTTCCGGTCGACTGAAAAAGGGCTACAGTACTCCAGATATACACGCTCTCGGGAAAATGTATTGTGCAATGAATATGCAGAACAGAGGGAGCCAACGCCATTCAAATAGCCGAAGCAGTCAACGAAGCATAAACAGTACATACAGTGTTGGCGGTGGAAATCGACGCTTAAACGTTTTTGATATACCAATTGAGAGACGGCTTCGGCAACAAGCTAAGCGGACAGAAAGGTTTGCCGCTGGTTTTTCCGGTTCGTGTGCTGATAAGGCGTACCGCGGGAGCGTTCGAAGCGTCCAG GGTTTTCCAACCAACCGAAATGTTACTCGGGCAATTGTCCACTCCCCGTCTCAAAGCGCCAGTGAAGAGTTTCAACGAGAACCAAGCAGCAGAAGTCGGCGATCCTTGAGATTTTCCCTTGACCATGATCCGACGTCGACGACAATCTATGAGCAGGCTGATATACATGTGTCAAATGAAAAATCCACCAATGGCATCATTAACAGGAATGCTGAAATACAAGAATTTAATGTCAATACTCAAGAACAATTTGTTGGACAGTGGCAAAAAAGTGAACTTCAGAATGACCGTCCCCTATCAGAGTTACACTATCACGATCCAGATTCACTGCAGATTCAAAGCAGGCCACGCGCAATACTTACTGAGCCCGCCCGACCACTTACCCCAACTAAACCACACTTAGAAACTATTTACAGCAAGGTGGCAAGGCCTAGAATAATTCATCCAAAACCCAAACTTATTAGCAATAACATTTATGCAACCGTAAATAAAAGTATGTTCAGAGCGACCACACAGTTAGAATCGTCGGGCATATATGAACAAACCCCTCAACTAACTGCGGCTGCTAAAAATGGACAGGTACATGACAAAACAGAACTTTGTATTCCGGACGAGAGCGGTATGACAGGTATTGACAACCACGCCTTTGAAATATACGGGTCATATGATGTCATTTCAAAATTGGATGAGATTATCAATTTAGAAGATGATGAAGAGGACGTCACTCCGACGGAAACGTCCGAAAGAGGCGACATGTATGCACGTATGGCAACGTTTAAGCCAATTAAACCCCTGTCACCTATTACGATAGTTGGATTGACAGATtcttcatcaaatatttga
- the LOC128235362 gene encoding platelet-activating factor acetylhydrolase IB subunit alpha2-like, which yields MNPAADAQPMQDVQGDGRWMSQHKRFLTDTKREPEVLFIGDSLIQNLARTQLWKRMFEPLHCLNFGIGGDQTQHVLWRVQNGELENLEPKVIVLLVGTNNYDHTAKQVAGGIVEIVSAIQLKQPKAQIIVLGIPPRGEKPNPLRIKIKEINDNLAMQLDDIENCTFLATDPSMYVDAEGKISAMDMYDYLHLTSRGYQKLCDPLLELAQDLLQEFVKVENTSQDSDSLAGDLATKAP from the exons ATGAACCCAGCAGCAGATGCACAACCGATGCAAGATGTCCAGGGTGATGGGAGATGGATGAGTCAG CACAAGAGGTTTTTGACAGATACAAAGAGAGAGCCAGAGGTGTTGTTCATAGGTGATTCCTTGATACAAAATTTGGCAAGGACTCAG TTATGGAAAAGGATGTTTGAGCCACTACACTGTCTTAACTTTGGTATAGGTGGAGATCAGACACAGCATGTGTTGTGGAGGGTTCAGAATGGAGAATTGGAGAACTTAGAACCTAAG GTGATAGTACTGCTGGTGGGTACCAACAACTATGACCACACAGCTAAGCAGGTGGCTGGCGGTATTGTTGAGATAGTCAGTGCCATTCAGCTCAAACAACCCAAGgcacaaataattgttttg GGAATTCCACCAAGAGGAGAAAAACCTAACCCTCTTAGAATAAAAATCAAGGAAATAAACGACAACCTAGCAATGCAGTTGGATGATATCGAAAACTGCACATTCTTAGCAACAGATCCATCGATGTATGTTGATGCGGAGGGGAAAATTAGTGCTATGGACATGTATGATTATCTTCATCTAACAAGTCGTGGCTACCAGAAGCTTTGTGATCCTCTTCTTGAACTGGCTCAGGATTTGCTGCAAGAGTTTGTTAAAGTGGAAAACACGTCCCAGGATTCTGATTCTTTAGCTGGAGACCTGGCCACGAAAGCTCCTTGA